Proteins from a single region of Cytophagaceae bacterium:
- a CDS encoding ferrous iron transport protein A: MLRTVADLKEGENGVISEFLDSKLALKLLEMGCLPGTKIKLHHKAPLGCPYCISVDEDYELSLRKSEADTIVIE, encoded by the coding sequence ATTTTGAGGACAGTAGCTGATTTAAAAGAGGGTGAAAATGGGGTAATTTCTGAGTTTTTGGATTCAAAACTCGCTTTGAAGTTGCTTGAAATGGGCTGTCTTCCAGGTACTAAAATAAAATTACATCATAAGGCACCTTTGGGATGTCCCTATTGTATCTCAGTTGATGAAGACTACGAACTTTCACTAAGAAAGTCTGAAGCTGATACCATTGTTATTGAATAA